One region of Limnospira fusiformis SAG 85.79 genomic DNA includes:
- a CDS encoding helix-turn-helix domain-containing protein, with protein MPSSARNIFAKRLKQIRKMRGLSQENLADIAGLHRTYVGSVERGERNVSIDNMERLAKALDVEITELLRE; from the coding sequence ATGCCATCTAGTGCTAGAAATATTTTTGCTAAAAGATTAAAGCAAATTCGTAAAATGCGAGGACTTTCCCAGGAAAACCTAGCTGATATAGCAGGTTTACATAGAACCTATGTAGGCTCTGTGGAACGTGGGGAACGTAATGTGTCAATTGACAATATGGAACGTCTAGCTAAGGCGCTTGATGTTGAAATTACTGAACTTCTGAGGGAATAG
- a CDS encoding lipase family protein: protein MEKVSFVIGFKGLYPSLEDPNDIAVAVSALPEHLYPGAGALIHQGFRDYSGSVFNHQISQEMIKDILDLQNNPKTDVEIVVTGHSLGGSSILYAAMLVDAGVNPENLKVIVFGSGPVAQANFISQYPDLIPNIIRIETPGDMLLYDDDSPMKPIYRALGYVPFGRLIKATGSDRLNQLNQQFAILQQQQQISPSPDFDTKRLNLLQQILQERIAIHVYSYRYYYQIYRHHQGGGGSLW, encoded by the coding sequence ATGGAAAAAGTATCATTTGTAATTGGGTTTAAAGGTCTTTATCCTAGCTTAGAAGACCCCAACGATATCGCTGTCGCTGTCTCTGCTTTACCCGAACATCTTTATCCTGGTGCTGGTGCGTTAATTCATCAAGGGTTCCGTGATTATTCCGGTTCTGTGTTTAATCATCAAATTTCCCAAGAGATGATCAAGGATATTCTAGACCTTCAAAATAACCCGAAAACTGATGTGGAAATTGTCGTCACCGGACACAGTTTAGGTGGGTCGAGTATTCTCTATGCGGCGATGTTAGTTGATGCGGGGGTTAATCCTGAAAATTTAAAAGTTATAGTTTTTGGATCTGGACCTGTAGCACAAGCTAATTTTATTAGTCAATATCCCGATTTGATCCCTAATATTATCCGCATTGAAACTCCGGGGGATATGCTACTTTATGATGATGATTCTCCCATGAAACCTATCTATCGGGCTTTAGGTTATGTTCCCTTTGGAAGATTAATTAAAGCTACAGGAAGCGATCGCCTTAATCAACTTAACCAACAGTTTGCGATTCTCCAACAACAACAGCAGATTTCTCCATCCCCAGATTTTGATACCAAACGCCTTAACTTGCTACAACAAATCCTACAGGAAAGAATAGCGATTCATGTTTATAGTTATCGGTATTATTATCAGATTTATCGGCATCATCAAGGCGGTGGTGGTAGCTTGTGGTAA
- a CDS encoding NACHT C-terminal alpha/beta 1 domain-containing protein — translation MEALEQLIKLALMLIEIRLRTGLLNAVTVLIKYRTSCKTSWADLVLRLGWLNRVGRDGRGDSSIFAFYHATFQEYFAALTVEDWDYFMPRNHVNFPVAGMRYRIFEQQWKQVILCWLGRKDIKAQKKEEFIRALVEFKGGVRDFYGDQAYLLAAAGINQFKACSLATEMVRQVVKWGFGYFNTEKQEWRTFLDPIKEAAREVIPQTIRPLAIAVLLEIIRTTENENSRRWAADSLGKIDPGNPKAIAGLLEIIRTTEDKFTRIQAADSLGKILTTPEQYAGVVSALKDCLSDETYRDNFKRFAKCYEVIWDCAENLPYPEFYQAWHNLAATPTPFIQQCNLALVPQILNQAIQTHPLNCQAICIDGSRFSDPSNPALQIYTTLKKAGCPPSPDGKPRTIAELQAYCEDDLSDHPIALILYEEPTDPPPQGFDIAVLNKLARFSHPPMAVIVPQRLPECRLPQFLESDPDLIAHLLQWLQNLAR, via the coding sequence ATGGAAGCACTAGAACAGTTAATTAAACTGGCTCTAATGCTGATAGAAATACGTTTAAGAACTGGTTTACTAAATGCGGTTACTGTACTAATTAAATATCGAACAAGCTGTAAGACTTCGTGGGCTGATTTGGTGTTGCGGTTGGGTTGGTTAAATCGGGTGGGCAGAGATGGACGCGGCGATAGTAGTATTTTTGCCTTTTATCATGCGACGTTTCAGGAGTATTTTGCAGCCTTGACGGTGGAGGATTGGGATTATTTTATGCCTCGGAATCATGTTAATTTTCCGGTGGCGGGGATGCGGTATCGGATTTTTGAGCAGCAGTGGAAGCAGGTGATTTTGTGTTGGTTGGGGCGTAAGGATATTAAGGCCCAGAAGAAGGAGGAGTTTATTCGGGCGTTGGTTGAATTTAAGGGTGGGGTCAGAGATTTTTATGGAGATCAAGCCTATTTGCTGGCTGCTGCTGGGATTAATCAATTTAAGGCTTGTTCTCTGGCTACCGAGATGGTGCGGCAGGTGGTGAAGTGGGGGTTTGGTTATTTCAATACTGAAAAACAGGAATGGCGAACCTTTTTAGACCCCATCAAAGAAGCGGCGAGAGAGGTGATACCACAAACCATTAGACCCTTGGCGATCGCTGTATTGCTTGAAATTATCCGCACTACTGAGAATGAAAATAGCCGTAGGTGGGCGGCAGATAGTTTAGGGAAAATCGACCCAGGAAATCCCAAGGCGATCGCTGGATTGCTTGAAATTATCCGCACTACTGAGGATAAATTTACCCGTATTCAGGCGGCAGATAGTTTAGGGAAAATCCTCACCACACCTGAACAATATGCAGGAGTCGTCTCCGCCTTAAAAGACTGCCTCAGCGATGAAACCTACAGAGACAACTTTAAACGATTCGCTAAATGCTACGAAGTCATCTGGGACTGTGCCGAAAACCTCCCCTATCCCGAATTTTATCAAGCATGGCACAATCTCGCCGCCACCCCGACCCCCTTTATTCAACAGTGTAACCTCGCCCTTGTCCCCCAAATCCTCAACCAAGCCATCCAAACCCACCCCCTCAACTGCCAAGCCATTTGCATCGATGGCAGCCGCTTCAGCGACCCCAGCAACCCCGCCTTGCAAATCTACACCACCTTGAAAAAAGCCGGATGTCCCCCCAGTCCCGACGGTAAACCCCGTACCATTGCCGAATTACAAGCCTACTGCGAGGATGACCTCAGCGACCATCCAATTGCCCTCATCCTCTACGAAGAACCCACCGACCCACCCCCCCAAGGCTTTGATATCGCGGTACTCAATAAACTCGCCCGCTTTAGCCATCCCCCCATGGCGGTGATTGTCCCCCAACGCCTCCCCGAGTGCCGATTACCGCAATTCCTAGAAAGCGACCCCGATTTGATTGCCCATCTCCTCCAGTGGTTGCAAAACTTGGCACGATGA
- a CDS encoding DNA-methyltransferase, whose protein sequence is MTTEQIKFPLDLTKINSKPSYYTGLGAAFCGDSLQLLNQLPDQSINLVLTSPPFALQRQKEYGNKTQSEYIEWLAQFARVVYQKLKDDGSFVLDLGGAYEKGKPVRSLYNFRVPIYFCDRIGFFLAEDFYWFNPSKLPSPIEWVNKRKIRVKDSINTVWWFSKSEFPKSDVTKVLTDYSPRMQKLLADPDKFYNAKKRPSGHDISKSFAKNNGGAIPCNLLQIPNTDSNSQYLRGCKALGLKAHPARFPSQLPKFFIQLLTDPGDIVVDIFSGSNTTGFVAEQECRHWLAFETDLEYVATSSLRFMEDKINQQDLSLLHQKVMLGESVPLLPHSRQLQLF, encoded by the coding sequence ATGACCACAGAACAGATTAAATTTCCACTAGATCTCACAAAAATCAATAGCAAACCCAGTTATTATACTGGTCTGGGGGCTGCATTCTGTGGGGATTCTTTGCAATTGTTAAATCAGCTTCCTGATCAGAGCATTAACCTAGTCTTAACCAGTCCACCTTTTGCACTACAAAGACAAAAAGAATATGGAAATAAAACCCAGAGCGAATATATTGAATGGTTAGCCCAATTTGCCAGAGTTGTCTATCAAAAGTTGAAAGATGATGGCAGCTTTGTTTTAGATTTAGGTGGTGCTTATGAAAAGGGAAAACCTGTTAGAAGTTTGTATAATTTTAGGGTTCCTATTTATTTTTGCGATCGCATTGGTTTTTTCCTGGCTGAAGATTTTTATTGGTTTAATCCTTCCAAGTTACCAAGTCCTATAGAATGGGTTAACAAACGCAAGATTAGGGTCAAAGATTCAATCAATACAGTTTGGTGGTTTAGTAAGTCGGAATTTCCCAAATCCGATGTAACTAAAGTATTGACTGATTATAGCCCCAGAATGCAAAAACTGCTGGCTGATCCTGACAAGTTTTATAATGCCAAAAAGCGCCCATCTGGACATGATATTAGCAAATCCTTTGCTAAAAATAACGGCGGTGCAATTCCTTGTAATCTCTTGCAAATTCCTAATACAGATTCCAATAGCCAATATCTCAGGGGATGTAAAGCCTTGGGATTAAAAGCTCATCCTGCACGTTTTCCCAGTCAACTGCCTAAGTTTTTTATTCAACTTTTAACAGACCCCGGAGATATAGTCGTTGATATATTTTCTGGTTCTAATACCACGGGATTTGTGGCTGAACAGGAATGCCGCCATTGGTTGGCTTTTGAGACAGATTTAGAATATGTGGCGACTTCTTCGTTACGCTTTATGGAAGACAAGATTAATCAGCAGGATTTAAGTTTACTGCATCAAAAAGTTATGTTAGGTGAATCAGTCCCCCTTCTTCCTCATTCCCGGCAATTACAGCTTTTTTAA
- a CDS encoding lipoprotein N-acyltransferase Lnb domain-containing protein: METRPTLPDANCRCDLNDRFDPQAKMPRGIYQGQCINSCHQRSLRRLSAAEAAEYGIEPEAIAVANVSHQNQFWVAKILPNSVAEVIYQLEYPFPASHAQLRFRFSPGSEVVLIPQIPGSPQSPVQLKDLIFSVEAVAVVGGNFDLVAGFFDNFAIAYRLVSLESRVQRMIIQDGHKVQQIQLNLTPTQRNQLLLNAITKSHQAGLTQMYNSLSRNCTTEVFRIIDQTIGYQRDPHSEEELLINAPTGEKISILLANGSLDQKAINQFLADSLDDTKLEFLQEHIPNISPNALQRRGIKGMAIADLNDELKNTGGGGMIW, encoded by the coding sequence GTGGAGACTAGACCTACTCTCCCTGATGCTAATTGTCGGTGTGATCTGAACGATCGCTTTGACCCTCAAGCTAAAATGCCACGGGGAATTTATCAGGGTCAGTGTATCAATTCCTGTCACCAGCGATCGCTGCGACGTTTATCTGCTGCTGAGGCGGCTGAATATGGTATCGAACCCGAGGCGATCGCTGTAGCTAATGTCAGTCACCAAAATCAGTTTTGGGTCGCTAAAATTCTCCCCAACTCCGTAGCCGAAGTTATCTATCAACTGGAATATCCCTTTCCCGCCTCCCATGCTCAACTAAGATTCCGTTTTTCTCCCGGTTCCGAGGTGGTGTTAATTCCTCAAATTCCCGGTTCTCCCCAGTCCCCCGTGCAGCTAAAAGACCTGATTTTTTCGGTGGAAGCTGTAGCCGTGGTGGGGGGTAACTTTGATTTGGTGGCGGGTTTCTTTGATAATTTTGCGATCGCCTATCGTTTGGTTTCTTTGGAGTCCAGAGTTCAACGGATGATTATTCAAGACGGTCATAAAGTTCAACAAATTCAATTAAACTTAACCCCCACACAAAGAAATCAGTTACTTTTAAATGCTATAACCAAAAGCCACCAAGCTGGGTTAACTCAAATGTATAATAGCCTGAGTAGAAATTGTACTACCGAAGTCTTTAGAATCATTGACCAAACCATTGGCTATCAGAGAGATCCTCATTCAGAAGAGGAACTTTTGATTAATGCACCGACCGGAGAAAAGATATCCATTTTATTGGCTAATGGCTCATTAGATCAAAAGGCGATTAATCAGTTTTTGGCTGATAGTTTAGATGACACTAAGTTAGAATTTTTGCAGGAACATATCCCCAATATTTCCCCCAACGCTTTGCAACGTCGAGGGATTAAAGGAATGGCGATCGCTGATTTGAATGATGAGTTAAAAAACACTGGTGGTGGCGGGATGATTTGGTAG
- a CDS encoding GGDEF domain-containing protein: MPLDEINSYSQIPTQPELQDSEYLNSKDCFCCVSEPRAVKNRINQCLGIAKRHSLPVSLALMGMEGLDLCLQQQGYQKTDQVLMELIQEIQDHLRECDWVAYWGNNQFVMVIFSDPPGAKIALKRIWQAFKSREIHLDDAVITCSARIGFTQVHHNEHMNACLERMESALHKAKTTNKALAFLA; the protein is encoded by the coding sequence TTGCCACTAGATGAGATAAATTCTTACTCTCAAATTCCTACACAGCCAGAGTTACAGGACTCTGAATATCTGAACAGCAAAGATTGTTTTTGTTGTGTCAGTGAACCTAGAGCAGTCAAAAATCGCATTAACCAGTGTTTAGGCATTGCTAAACGTCACAGCCTACCCGTATCCTTGGCACTAATGGGGATGGAGGGTTTAGATCTGTGTCTCCAACAACAGGGATATCAGAAAACTGATCAGGTGTTAATGGAACTCATCCAAGAAATTCAGGATCACCTACGCGAATGCGACTGGGTAGCCTACTGGGGTAATAATCAATTTGTGATGGTGATTTTCTCGGACCCACCAGGGGCAAAAATTGCGCTCAAACGTATTTGGCAAGCCTTTAAAAGTCGCGAAATTCACTTAGATGATGCGGTAATTACCTGTTCTGCCAGAATAGGTTTTACTCAAGTGCATCATAATGAACACATGAATGCCTGTTTAGAACGCATGGAATCTGCCTTACATAAGGCAAAAACGACAAACAAAGCCTTGGCTTTTTTAGCTTAA
- a CDS encoding transposase: MKGKDFQDFIEQDLVPRLNPGDVVVMDNLNIHKMEGIEEMITATGARVEYLPPYSPDFNPI; encoded by the coding sequence ATGAAAGGTAAAGATTTTCAGGATTTTATTGAACAGGACTTGGTTCCGAGACTGAATCCAGGGGATGTCGTAGTTATGGATAACCTTAATATCCATAAAATGGAGGGCATTGAAGAAATGATCACTGCTACGGGAGCCAGAGTAGAATATTTACCACCCTACTCACCAGATTTCAATCCTATTTAA
- the rimO gene encoding 30S ribosomal protein S12 methylthiotransferase RimO, producing MATKPTIAFSHLGCEKNRIDTEHMIGLLAEAGYQVDSNEEAADYVVVNTCSFIESAREESVNTIVELAEAHKKVVITGCMVQHFQEKLLDELPEAVAVVGTGDYHKIVNVINRVEKGDRVSEISADPTYIADHTVPRYRTTTEGVAYLRIAEGCNYRCAFCIIPHLRGNQRSRTIESIVTEAKQLADQGVQELVLISQITTNYGTDIYGEPKLADLIRALGKVDVPWVRMHYAYPTGLTPKVIDAIAETPNFLPYLDLPLQHSHPEILRAMNRPWQGQVNDQIIENIKTAMPNAVIRTTFIVGFPGETNSHFEHLLKFVKRHEFDHVGVFTFSPEEGTPAYTLPNTVSQAVMDARRDALMQVQQPISLKRNRQCIGEVVDVLVEQENPSTGEFIGRSPRFAPEVDGLVYVEGNARLGSLVSVKITDADIYDLYGHTLEN from the coding sequence ATGGCAACCAAGCCAACGATCGCATTTTCCCATTTAGGTTGCGAAAAAAATCGCATCGACACCGAACACATGATCGGTTTATTAGCCGAAGCCGGATATCAAGTAGACTCCAACGAAGAGGCGGCTGATTATGTGGTAGTGAATACCTGTAGTTTTATTGAATCAGCCAGAGAGGAGTCCGTCAATACCATAGTTGAACTCGCCGAAGCCCATAAAAAAGTAGTGATTACTGGGTGTATGGTGCAACACTTCCAGGAAAAATTACTTGACGAACTTCCCGAAGCTGTAGCAGTAGTAGGAACCGGAGATTATCATAAAATTGTTAATGTAATTAATCGGGTAGAAAAAGGCGATCGCGTCTCGGAAATTTCTGCCGACCCCACCTATATTGCTGATCATACCGTCCCCCGTTATCGCACCACCACAGAAGGGGTGGCTTATCTACGGATAGCCGAAGGGTGTAACTATCGCTGCGCCTTTTGTATTATCCCCCACTTGCGAGGAAATCAGCGATCGCGTACCATAGAATCAATCGTTACCGAAGCCAAACAATTGGCAGATCAGGGGGTCCAGGAATTAGTGTTAATCTCCCAAATTACCACTAACTACGGAACCGACATTTATGGTGAACCGAAACTCGCAGACCTGATCCGCGCTTTGGGTAAAGTTGATGTACCCTGGGTGAGAATGCACTATGCTTACCCCACCGGACTAACCCCTAAAGTGATTGATGCGATCGCCGAAACCCCCAATTTTCTCCCCTACCTAGACCTACCCCTCCAACATTCCCACCCGGAAATTCTCCGCGCCATGAACCGTCCATGGCAGGGTCAGGTTAATGACCAGATTATTGAGAATATTAAAACTGCTATGCCTAATGCTGTAATTAGGACTACTTTTATTGTCGGTTTTCCGGGAGAAACTAACAGCCATTTTGAACACCTCCTCAAATTTGTGAAACGCCACGAATTTGATCATGTTGGTGTCTTCACCTTCTCCCCCGAAGAAGGAACCCCCGCTTATACTCTTCCCAACACCGTATCCCAGGCGGTAATGGACGCGCGACGGGATGCACTAATGCAGGTACAACAGCCAATTTCTCTCAAGCGTAACCGCCAGTGTATTGGTGAGGTAGTGGATGTTTTAGTTGAACAAGAAAACCCCTCTACAGGCGAGTTTATAGGGCGATCGCCCAGGTTTGCGCCAGAAGTCGATGGTTTAGTATATGTAGAAGGAAACGCGCGTTTAGGGTCCTTAGTTTCCGTGAAAATCACCGATGCTGATATTTATGACCTCTATGGTCACACCCTAGAAAATTAA
- the aroA gene encoding 3-phosphoshikimate 1-carboxyvinyltransferase, giving the protein MPSVVVTLENTEKQQKLKIDPPSCGLSLQGRLRIPGDKSISHRALMLGALAEGVTTIEGLLLGADPRSTAECFSGLGAEISELNSQQIKVKGCGIGNLQEPDRILDAGNSGTTMRLMLGILASHPDRLFTITGDSSLVKRPMDRVIAPLTQMGATIWGRRSGSFAPLAVHGQQLQPIHYHSPIASAQVKSCILLAGLMVEGATTVTEPALSRDHTERMLKAFGAQLTVNPDTNSVTVFGPAKLQGQTVIVPGDISSAAFWLVAASIVPGSDITIENVGVNPTRTGILEAMAMMGADIQSQGERLVAGEPVADLRVRFSPLKACEIKGDLIPRLIDEIPILAVAAAFAEGTTTIRDAAELRVKESDRIQVMATELTKMGAKISELPDGLEITGGFPLRGAEVDSDTDHRIAMSLAIAALNAAGSTTIHRAEAAAISYPDFVGSLQQLIINN; this is encoded by the coding sequence ATGCCATCTGTAGTTGTCACCCTAGAAAATACAGAAAAACAACAGAAACTCAAAATTGACCCTCCCTCTTGCGGTTTATCCCTCCAGGGTCGCCTTCGCATTCCCGGCGATAAATCTATCTCCCACCGTGCTTTAATGTTAGGAGCCCTAGCAGAAGGAGTTACCACCATTGAGGGTTTACTCTTGGGTGCAGACCCTCGCAGCACCGCTGAATGTTTCTCTGGGTTGGGGGCAGAAATTTCCGAGTTGAACTCACAACAGATTAAGGTGAAAGGCTGTGGTATCGGTAATTTACAGGAACCCGATCGCATCCTTGATGCTGGCAATTCTGGCACTACCATGAGGCTAATGCTGGGGATTTTGGCTTCTCACCCCGATCGCCTCTTTACTATCACAGGGGATAGTTCCCTGGTCAAAAGACCAATGGATCGGGTGATTGCACCTCTCACCCAAATGGGGGCGACTATTTGGGGACGGCGATCGGGTTCTTTCGCTCCTCTGGCGGTTCATGGTCAACAACTGCAACCGATTCATTATCATTCCCCCATCGCTTCGGCTCAGGTCAAGTCCTGTATTTTGTTGGCTGGATTGATGGTAGAAGGGGCTACAACCGTGACGGAACCCGCCTTGTCACGGGACCACACGGAACGAATGCTAAAGGCGTTTGGGGCGCAATTAACGGTCAATCCAGACACTAACAGCGTGACGGTGTTCGGACCGGCTAAATTGCAGGGGCAAACTGTGATTGTCCCCGGTGATATCAGTTCCGCTGCTTTCTGGTTGGTGGCGGCTTCTATTGTTCCGGGTTCCGATATAACCATCGAAAATGTGGGGGTTAATCCCACCCGGACGGGGATTTTGGAGGCTATGGCTATGATGGGGGCTGATATTCAATCCCAAGGAGAACGACTTGTGGCGGGGGAACCTGTGGCAGATTTACGAGTCCGTTTCTCGCCATTAAAAGCCTGTGAAATTAAGGGGGATTTGATTCCTCGGTTAATTGATGAAATTCCGATTTTGGCAGTGGCGGCGGCTTTTGCCGAGGGTACTACTACCATCCGAGATGCGGCGGAATTGCGGGTTAAAGAAAGCGATCGCATTCAGGTTATGGCTACGGAATTGACTAAAATGGGGGCGAAAATTTCCGAGTTACCTGATGGTTTAGAAATTACTGGTGGCTTCCCTTTGCGCGGCGCTGAAGTTGACAGTGACACGGATCATCGTATCGCTATGAGTTTGGCGATCGCTGCTTTAAATGCGGCGGGTTCTACCACTATTCATCGCGCCGAAGCGGCGGCTATTTCCTACCCGGATTTTGTGGGAAGTTTACAGCAATTGATAATTAATAATTAA
- a CDS encoding type II restriction endonuclease PvuII: MKSHPDKAILDELFPYIQQYQALATKHGINDIFQDNGGKLLQVILVTGLQIIPGREGNDAKDADGNEFELKSVNIALTKSFSTHHHINPRIIDKYRQVDWIFAVYRGINLLYIYKLTSSDLEYFYRKWEEQWYSKGGKDINNPKIPLKYVIEHGQLLYSIDS; the protein is encoded by the coding sequence ATGAAATCTCATCCAGACAAAGCTATTCTTGACGAGTTATTTCCATATATTCAGCAGTATCAAGCACTAGCTACTAAACACGGAATTAATGATATTTTTCAAGATAATGGAGGTAAACTTTTACAGGTAATTTTGGTAACTGGATTACAAATAATACCTGGAAGGGAGGGGAATGATGCTAAAGATGCTGATGGTAATGAATTTGAACTCAAGTCAGTTAATATCGCTCTAACTAAGAGTTTTTCTACTCATCACCACATTAACCCGCGCATAATTGATAAATATAGACAAGTAGACTGGATCTTTGCAGTATACCGGGGAATCAACTTGTTGTATATTTATAAACTTACATCCTCAGACTTAGAATATTTTTATAGGAAGTGGGAAGAACAGTGGTACAGTAAAGGTGGAAAAGATATTAACAATCCCAAAATCCCATTAAAGTACGTTATTGAACATGGACAGCTATTATACTCTATTGACAGTTAG
- a CDS encoding CIA30 family protein codes for MATENKKAPWDINRFVKTLNYFGVIPFLGSCRWLQKLFGGEAKPPSPPSEVVLVVGATGGVGKRVVKRLQQQGIKVRALVRDRKRGLEMLGNKVDIMEADLTIPETLTPQVMQDVTAIICCSGTRVQPVEGDTPTREKYYQGVKFYMPEVVDIPELVEYKGIQNLINATPNTLRNSGQKILFDFTKPDAELKATWGALDDVVMGGVSESSLRLIGDAALFTGNVSTANSGGFVSVRTRNFEPPLDLSEFAGIELRVKGDGKRYKFIARCDEKWDSIGYCYSFDTVYNIPMTIRIPFEQLIPVFRAKTLKDNPGFNSKSVYAFQLMLSKFEYDGELNPKFEAGMFQLQIESIKAYGNAAKPRLVMVSSAGVTRPGKPGLNLDEEPPAVRMNDQLGGILTWKLRGENVVRSSNIPYTIIRPCAMTEEPGGEALMFDQGDTIKGKVSREDIAELCIKALNQPSATNVTVEVKALANGDRSPHSAPESGLFATLQPD; via the coding sequence ATGGCTACAGAAAATAAAAAAGCACCTTGGGACATCAATCGGTTTGTAAAAACCCTCAACTATTTTGGCGTAATTCCGTTTCTAGGTAGTTGTCGGTGGCTACAGAAGCTATTTGGGGGGGAAGCCAAGCCACCGAGTCCCCCCTCTGAAGTCGTCCTAGTGGTCGGTGCGACGGGGGGAGTAGGTAAGCGGGTGGTTAAACGCCTCCAGCAACAGGGTATCAAAGTAAGGGCCTTGGTTCGAGACCGGAAACGGGGACTAGAAATGCTGGGAAATAAGGTTGATATCATGGAGGCTGATTTAACCATCCCCGAAACCCTTACCCCCCAAGTCATGCAGGACGTGACGGCAATTATTTGTTGTTCAGGAACCCGAGTCCAACCCGTAGAAGGGGATACCCCCACCCGCGAAAAATACTATCAAGGGGTTAAATTTTATATGCCGGAGGTGGTTGATATTCCCGAATTGGTGGAATATAAAGGCATTCAAAATCTGATTAATGCTACCCCTAATACCTTGCGAAATTCTGGTCAAAAAATTCTGTTTGATTTTACCAAGCCAGACGCTGAACTAAAGGCGACTTGGGGGGCTTTAGATGATGTGGTGATGGGGGGAGTTAGTGAAAGTTCCCTGCGACTAATTGGGGATGCTGCTTTATTTACGGGCAATGTTTCGACGGCTAATTCTGGGGGGTTTGTCTCTGTCAGAACTCGGAATTTTGAACCGCCTTTAGATTTATCGGAGTTTGCGGGAATTGAACTGCGGGTGAAAGGAGATGGCAAGCGTTATAAGTTTATTGCCCGCTGTGATGAAAAGTGGGATAGTATTGGTTATTGCTATTCCTTTGATACGGTTTATAATATTCCCATGACTATCAGGATTCCTTTTGAACAATTGATTCCTGTGTTTCGTGCCAAAACCCTTAAAGATAATCCCGGGTTTAACTCAAAATCGGTCTATGCGTTTCAATTGATGCTGAGTAAGTTTGAATATGATGGGGAGTTAAACCCTAAGTTTGAAGCGGGTATGTTTCAACTGCAAATTGAATCGATTAAAGCCTACGGAAATGCGGCTAAACCTCGCCTGGTGATGGTGAGTTCTGCGGGTGTCACTCGTCCGGGAAAACCAGGATTAAATTTAGACGAAGAACCTCCGGCGGTGCGAATGAATGACCAATTGGGAGGTATTTTAACCTGGAAATTGCGAGGGGAAAATGTAGTGCGATCGAGTAATATTCCCTATACGATTATTCGCCCCTGTGCTATGACGGAAGAACCTGGCGGCGAGGCTTTGATGTTCGACCAAGGAGATACTATTAAGGGGAAAGTCAGTCGAGAGGATATTGCGGAACTCTGTATTAAGGCATTAAATCAACCATCTGCTACTAATGTTACTGTGGAGGTGAAGGCTTTGGCTAATGGCGATCGCTCTCCCCACTCGGCACCGGAGTCGGGGTTATTTGCGACTCTCCAACCTGATTAA